The following DNA comes from Hyphococcus flavus.
TGCTCCTGACGTATGATTTCGGCGTTGGCGAACGCCAACGCCCTGATCGAAAAGCGACGCGGCTCGGCCGGAAAAGGCTAACCACCGAATTAGGATCGACTGCCAACCCAGGTTCATTTCATAGGGCGGCCAGGATCAAACCAACTTCACCAGCCTAACCAAATACGAAATCGTCTTCGTGGAGATCTGTGACGAGAACATTCTGAAGAATGATGAGATCGCCATTGCCGAAGTCGATAGTCGTGTCAGTTCCGTCATCTGTCGCCGCCGCCATCACTTCGGCGAAGGTGTCGAAGTCCGTACCGAAATTGTTCAGCTGAATAACGTCTTCCGTGCCCATACCCGCCGTAAAGTCGGTGATCACATCAATGTCATTACCAAGATTGAACAGAAACGTATCGTCGCCGCCGCCGCCAGTGACCAGGTCGTTCTGGCCACCACCGAACAGCGTGTCATTACCGAGCCCGCCATCGACAAAGTCATTGTCCGCCGCACCGGAGACGATATCGTCGTCATCGCCGCCATTCAGCGTATCGACGCCCTTCGCCCCGAAGATCGTATCGTTGCCCGCGCCGCCGGAAACAGAGTCGTTGTTGCCGCCGCCGGCTAATTCGTCGGCGCCGGCGCCGCCATCGAGAATATCGTTGTTTACGCCGCCTGACAGGAAGTCGGAATCATCGCCGCCCGCAAGCTCGTCATTTCCGGAGCCGCCGAAGATCGTATCGAGGCCAGTTCCGCCATCGATTGTATCGTCGCCTGCCGCACCGACCAGCGAGTCGTTGTCAGCGCCGCCGTTGAGTGCGTCGTTGCCGTCCTCGCCGTTGATCGCATCATCGCCGTCATTGCCGTTCAGTACGTCGCCGTCATCGCCACCGAGCAGCGTATCGTTTCCAATCCCACCGTCCAGCAAGTCGATGCCTGTTCCGCCTTCGAGGCTGTCATTGTCAGCGCCGCCCACGAGCGTGTCAGCACCGGCGTCGCCAAAGAGAGTGTCTTCGCCGGCGTCCCCGGACAGAGAGTCGTTCTGGCCGCCACCGAACAATTGATCGTCGCCGTCACCACCATTGATGACGTCGTTGTCCGCCGCGCCGGAGACGATGTCGTCATCACTGCCGCCATCTAGCGTGTCAGAACCTTTCGCGCCGAAGATTGTATCGTTTCCAAGGCCACCGAAAATGGAGTCATTGTTGCCGCCGCCGGCAAGCTCGTCATCGCCGTCACCGCCGTCGAGGACATCGTTGTTGACCCCGCCAGACAGGAAGTCGACGCCGGCTCCGCCGGAAAGCATATCGTTCCCCGACCCGCCGAAAATCGTATCAAGACCGTCGCCGCCGTTGACCGTATCGTCGCCCGTCGAGCCAACCAGCGAGTCATTATCTGCGCCGCCGTCGAGACTGTCGTCGCCAGCCCCGCCATTAGCAGCGTCATCGCCGAGACCGCCCACAATCGTGTCGCGGCTGTCGCCGCCAATCATGGTGTCATTACCGTCAAGGCCGTCGAGGCGCTCAGCGAAGTCTGTTCCAACAAGGCTGTCATTGCCAGCCCCGCCAGCGATCAGCGCCAGCTCTACGGCGCCGATATCTAGATCCGTATTCGCAATCCGTCCCGCGCCGCGTCCGTCAACTGGCAACGGCTCGCCTGCATCCATATCTCCATCGAGATCAAGCAAGTCCGACGGCATCAATCCTATTTCACCACCGCCCCAAGCCGGGCCAGCAAAATTAATCATCGCCGTCAGCAGGGGCCCGCCATTATCGCGTAGACGTCCGCTCGTTATGCCCGTGTAGAAATTCGAGATCGTCTCATTAAATACCGATGCGACATCAGTCGTATAAATGTCATAGGCGCCCGCCAACCCTGACTGGCCAAAGATGTTGCCTCCAGATGAGTAAAACGAACTTCCGCCGCCTGTGTGCACATCGTCATCTGCATCGTCGCTATCGTTACCAGAAAAAATTGTATTCGCCGCGTAACCGTATGACGATGCCCCATACAGCCTCCATGCGCCGCCCGGATCTTCTGCATAATTACCTGTGAAAGTGCTGTTATAGACGAACAGCTGCCCACCGCGCTGAGATAAGCCGCCACCGCCCTCAAATGCATCATTTCCGTAGAAAGTAGAATTGGTAATCGTTCTGACGCCCGCACCCGCCAGATCGATCCCGCCGCCGGTATCGCTGGCATGGTTGCCTGCGAATAAGGTGTTGGCGATATCGACATTGTTATTGTTCAGCGCTAGCGCGCCGCCGTCGCCGGCTGCGTTGTTTTGAACAAATGATGATTCAGCGATTTGGCCGTCCGTGCCTTCTAAATAGACCGCGCCGCCCCGGCCGCCCTCCGACGAGTTTCCGGTAAAGGTCGAGTTGGTTATCGAGGAACCCTCAGCGCCTTCCTGAAAGATTGCGCCGCCGTCAAGCGAACTGACATTTCCCGTGAATGTTGAATTGGCGACGCTAACCGTCGCACCGCTCGCACCTGTATGAATTGCGCCGCCACTGCCGGTCGTCGTGTTGTTTACGAAGGAACTGCCGTCAATAGCAATACTCGTACCCTCACCGCCATATATGGCGCCGCCGTCGTTCGCGCTGTTTCCATAAAAATAGGAATTCACGATGGAAACGTCAGAATAATACCCAGCGTTTATCGCGCCGCCAAACTCGGCGCCATTACCAAGGAATTGCATGTCCGAGATAGAAGCAACGCTGCCGCCGCTTAGCTGGATAGCTGAGTCACCGAAATTTTCGAACGTCGAATTTGAAATAGTCAAATTCGTATCGGCGCCAGTGCTTATCCCCTGGCCGTTTCCAGACGCGCTATAGAAGTTGACGCCATCAATAATAACATCTTGCGCGTCCTCGCCACTGCCGCCACCCAAATATAGCGCCGTAGTTGAGTCATGAAGCTCTATGGTTATGTCAGCAGACCCATCATTATCGATATCGCCGTCAATAGTGAAGTTGTCCTGATCGGCAGCCGGTAACGATCCGAACTCCGCACCGGTCCGAATCGTTGCGCCGGAAAGCCCTGCATCAAACTCGATCGTATCGCCACTTTGCGCAAGCGATAGAGCTTCAATCAAGGAAAGACCGTCGCCATCCGCCATCTCCGCGGCAAGGTCGCCGCCATCATACCCGTCACCAGCGGCGCCCGCGTCATTAGCGGTTGTCACCACAAGCGTCTGCACCGGCGCCGCCTCAAACGCACCGGAGTCTGTTGTTCCATTCTGAACACGGTCTTCACCGCGCGCATCAATGGGTAAATCTTCGCCTGTCAGGGAGTCGTTATCGAGATCGAATTCATCAGTAGGCAGATTGTCGTTATCGCCCGCATCAGCCGCAACACCGGCGGCATTAATCGCAACCGTATCAACCGGCCCGCCATTATCACTCAACTCTCCTGCAATGCGGCCCTCGCCGAAATCTACAAGTTCGTCGAAAATCTGCTCAAGGTCAGCTTCGAAAACGTCTCCTTCGCTGGCGACCCCGGACTGATCGAAAACATTGCCGCCGAGACTGTTGATGGTGGACGCATCACCCGCATAGACAGTGTTACGACCTTCGGACCCAGTATTGCCGGCCACAATAGAGTTGCCGATATTGACGGTCGCAAGGCCCTCTGCATTGACCGCTCCACCTGCGCCGCTGCCGTTAGTCGTGTTGCCCGTGAACGTGCTGTTGTAGAGATTCAGGGTCGCCAGATCTTCGACATTGATGGCGCCGCCTTCACCGCTCGCCTGATTGTCGTAGAAGGTAGCATTCGTAAACGTGGCGTTCGTTGTCCCTGCAATTCTCGCAGCGCCGCCGTCACCGGATCCCTCATTGCCGCTGAACGTAGAGTTTGCAACATCCAGCCCGGTCGCATTGTAGGCGAATAGTCCGCCAGCGCCGCTGTCAGTCGTATTATCTGCAAAAGTCGAATTAATAATTGTGTTGTCGCTGTTTTGGTTGGAATAAAGCCCACCCCCATAACCGCCTGCGTAATTTTGACTGATCAAAGTATTAAGTATCGTCAGGTCGCCGCTCTGGTTGAAGATGCCGCCGCCACTGTTGGCGTTATTACCAACAATAAATGCACCGTCAAAGACCGCGCTACCTTCCACAAAGACACCGCCGCCAGCAAAGCCTGTTGATGTATTGGACGCAATTGCAGAACTTGCATTTACGGTAAGGTTGCCGCCGCTCATGACGCCGCCGCCCGTATTTGCTTCATTCATATAGATGAAAGAGCCTTCGGTAATTGTCGTCGTGCCGCGCGAATAAACACCGCCGCCATTGTTGGCTTCATTATTCGTAATCTCGGAATTTGAGATATAGATCGTCGCCGAGGTCGCGATCGTCATAATGCCGCCGCCATACAGCGCAGCCGAGTTATTGGATACAGTTGAATCTATCAGGTTGAGCGTGGAAATACTGCCGACGGATATGCCGCCGCCGCCGCCTTCCGACGAAATGGTGTTGCCTGATATGGTGCTGTTCTGAATAGTAACTGTGGCGTCGGTTTCAATGCGAACGCCCGCTCCGTCGGAGCCTCCAACAAGGCCGCCCGTAATCACCAACCCGTCGATAGTGACGTCGTTCGGGTTTGATTCATCGCCGCTAGCCACACGCAGAACGCGGCTTCCCGCATTACCATCAATAGTGATGTCTTCATTGCCGTCATCGTTCAGGTCGCCGTCGAGGGTAATGCTGTTCGAAATCGTCAATTGCGTTCCGGCGAGCGTGATCGTGCCGCCGGAAAGCGCGTTGTCAAAAGTGACAGTGTCGCCATCCTGCGCCAGGGCAAGCGCTTCGCGTAAAGAAAGCCCGCCGCCGTCCGCTTCTTCCTCCGCAAGCGTCCCGCCGCCGAAATCATCGTCCCCGCCGTCAAGAAGTGTGTCGACCACAAACGTCTGGGGCATTTCCACCGCGCCAAGATCGATGTCGCCGCCTGATACCCGCGCAACACCACGTGCATCCTGTACGTCCGGGTCGCCCGGCAAACCGGGTGCGGGCAAATAACCGGCGTCACCTGCATCGACCGCAATACCGGATGTATTGAGCGCGACCGTCTGCACATTGCCGCCATTGTCAGCGAGCAGTCCTGAATTTATGCCAGTATCCGGATTGGCGCCGACATCGCGGAATACATCATCCAAGGTATAAGAATTTCCAGAGCCGAGATAAATCTCGGCGCCGCTAGAGTTGACTGTCTCGATACCCGACAACGTTGAACCCAATATGTTCCCGCCATAAAACGAAACGGTTTGCGAACCGATGGCGAAGCCTATTATATCTCTTCCAGAAAATACCTCGTTGCCCGCCAGAATTGAGTTCGAAATATCCGCCTCGATGGTAGTGGTCATGAATAATGCGCCGCCATAGTCGGCGGAATTCCCCGTAATTGTAGTCTGCAAAAGGCTGACATCACCGGAAGTCCAAATCGCACCTCCATGCTCACCCGTATTGCCGGAAAATGTTACATTCGCAAAAGTCGCGCTTGTTGCGTTAGTATATACCCCGCCGCCATTGCCCAGAGTGTAATTGTCGTAAAATGTTGAGTTAACGACACTTACAACGCCGCCGCCTATGTTAAGGCCGGCTGCGTTAGAGCTGCTGATGTTGCTGGCGATCGTCGTACCCGAAATGTTCAGAGCGCCATCACCTACATTGGCGCCACCGCCAGTACCACCAACATTACCTAGTATTAGCGAATTAGTAATCGTGACGTCGCTGGTGTTTCGCGCATCAAACCCGCCGCCCGTATAATTCGTCTGATTACTTTGAATTAGAGAATTGCTGACGATCACGGTTGCATTGTCGGCATAAATCCCGCCGCCTTTGCCTCCTTCACCGCCGGACGAAGACGTTACGTTGCCAGATACGGATGAATTATAAAGTGCAAGAGAACCTCCAGTTCCGACACTTATGCCGGCGCCGTCGTCACCCGAGGCAAAACCGCCTGTAATGACTAATCCTTCAAGAGTGATTTCGGCGCCGGGCGAGACAAGAAATACCTGCACATTGTCAGCATCAAACGGGTCAATCTGAATGTCAGAGATGGTATTGCCCCACGCATCCGTCGTAGTTGCATCATCGCCCTCTGCGTCGCCCGAAATGGTAATGTCAGCTGCGCTGTCGTTATCTATATCTCCATCAACGGTGATGTTGCCCGACAACACAAGCGAACCTCCGGAGAGGTTGATCGTCCCGCCTGAAATAGACGCATCAAACGTGATCGTGTCGCCGTTTTCTGCAAAAGCGATTGCCTCGCGCAGCGATGTTTCACCGTCAAGGGAATCGACAACATCGTCGAGCGTGGTGACGATCAGCGA
Coding sequences within:
- a CDS encoding right-handed parallel beta-helix repeat-containing protein, with the protein product MATLTVTTLDDEAFNSGNLTDETNDGNGLSLREALALAHSGDTIEFDGSLAGGISYLQHGQLVISNTVTIDGDVNGDNIADITISGDRNGDDATALDANGNTITNAGTNTNYSDNTRVILIDSVGSDVTLDGLVITGGFASSIAGGGVLVNDGSTARIYNSAISGNVTTLIGGGVIVGEASLYVADTLFFQNTSSMSGGAIFSGPNSTTVIENGSFYNNTGTTSGGAVRVESEATISDSVFDGNISVSGGAISLGTGGDLALIESTVAGNTATFGSGGGIYSDNGTLLVVGATISGNTAGMHGGGVFNNYGASASFINTTIVGNEAGVQGGGLFVGSASNVVTVTHSTVTGNYAGNDGGGIVNNDNAAALTITDSIVSGNAAGENGFDLSTASGQTLTGNNILGTDIWNGGSTVGTTTLQDVFDLVIANPETGVLSGQLADNGGGVQTVALNGNALNPAIDGASGLLPADTLDLDNDANTTEDLPVDARGVGFSRSSNAGPDIGALEAQPSEIVFTVTTLDDETFDGGDLAAETADGNGLSLREALALAADGNSFEFDASLAGGTISLTEGALTLTQGAHIDGDTDGDGAADITLDALGIGRVIHFTSGGTSSLHALNIEGGNSGVDGGGVTVDAGAGIVLAITNSSITGNSAAAGGGIWNGGDLTVVNSTLSANSSNGTGGGLFNLGYATLVNTSFGNNFALNYGGAIHNPGTLSLYHGTIAGNQALFSAGGGVYSSGSLSVSNSIFVNNSHNTGQTGTPGADLLNEGGSVNYSGVNIFTQSNSAGEYSITGVDHLDVLDTGYLGDNGGVVQTFALKPSDFNPALEAGNGALPADVTDMDNDGDTAEDIPFDARGAGFDRDVDIDGVPLTPDVGAYEIQLDQVEAGSLIVTTLDDVVDSLDGETSLREAIAFAENGDTITFDASISGGTINLSGGSLVLSGNITVDGDIDNDSAADITISGDAEGDDATTTDAWGNTISDIQIDPFDADNVQVFLVSPGAEITLEGLVITGGFASGDDGAGISVGTGGSLALYNSSVSGNVTSSSGGEGGKGGGIYADNATVIVSNSLIQSNQTNYTGGGFDARNTSDVTITNSLILGNVGGTGGGANVGDGALNISGTTIASNISSSNAAGLNIGGGVVSVVNSTFYDNYTLGNGGGVYTNATSATFANVTFSGNTGEHGGAIWTSGDVSLLQTTITGNSADYGGALFMTTTIEADISNSILAGNEVFSGRDIIGFAIGSQTVSFYGGNILGSTLSGIETVNSSGAEIYLGSGNSYTLDDVFRDVGANPDTGINSGLLADNGGNVQTVALNTSGIAVDAGDAGYLPAPGLPGDPDVQDARGVARVSGGDIDLGAVEMPQTFVVDTLLDGGDDDFGGGTLAEEEADGGGLSLREALALAQDGDTVTFDNALSGGTITLAGTQLTISNSITLDGDLNDDGNEDITIDGNAGSRVLRVASGDESNPNDVTIDGLVITGGLVGGSDGAGVRIETDATVTIQNSTISGNTISSEGGGGGISVGSISTLNLIDSTVSNNSAALYGGGIMTIATSATIYISNSEITNNEANNGGGVYSRGTTTITEGSFIYMNEANTGGGVMSGGNLTVNASSAIASNTSTGFAGGGVFVEGSAVFDGAFIVGNNANSGGGIFNQSGDLTILNTLISQNYAGGYGGGLYSNQNSDNTIINSTFADNTTDSGAGGLFAYNATGLDVANSTFSGNEGSGDGGAARIAGTTNATFTNATFYDNQASGEGGAINVEDLATLNLYNSTFTGNTTNGSGAGGAVNAEGLATVNIGNSIVAGNTGSEGRNTVYAGDASTINSLGGNVFDQSGVASEGDVFEADLEQIFDELVDFGEGRIAGELSDNGGPVDTVAINAAGVAADAGDNDNLPTDEFDLDNDSLTGEDLPIDARGEDRVQNGTTDSGAFEAAPVQTLVVTTANDAGAAGDGYDGGDLAAEMADGDGLSLIEALSLAQSGDTIEFDAGLSGATIRTGAEFGSLPAADQDNFTIDGDIDNDGSADITIELHDSTTALYLGGGSGEDAQDVIIDGVNFYSASGNGQGISTGADTNLTISNSTFENFGDSAIQLSGGSVASISDMQFLGNGAEFGGAINAGYYSDVSIVNSYFYGNSANDGGAIYGGEGTSIAIDGSSFVNNTTTGSGGAIHTGASGATVSVANSTFTGNVSSLDGGAIFQEGAEGSSITNSTFTGNSSEGGRGGAVYLEGTDGQIAESSFVQNNAAGDGGALALNNNNVDIANTLFAGNHASDTGGGIDLAGAGVRTITNSTFYGNDAFEGGGGLSQRGGQLFVYNSTFTGNYAEDPGGAWRLYGASSYGYAANTIFSGNDSDDADDDVHTGGGSSFYSSGGNIFGQSGLAGAYDIYTTDVASVFNETISNFYTGITSGRLRDNGGPLLTAMINFAGPAWGGGEIGLMPSDLLDLDGDMDAGEPLPVDGRGAGRIANTDLDIGAVELALIAGGAGNDSLVGTDFAERLDGLDGNDTMIGGDSRDTIVGGLGDDAANGGAGDDSLDGGADNDSLVGSTGDDTVNGGDGLDTIFGGSGNDMLSGGAGVDFLSGGVNNDVLDGGDGDDELAGGGNNDSIFGGLGNDTIFGAKGSDTLDGGSDDDIVSGAADNDVINGGDGDDQLFGGGQNDSLSGDAGEDTLFGDAGADTLVGGADNDSLEGGTGIDLLDGGIGNDTLLGGDDGDVLNGNDGDDAINGEDGNDALNGGADNDSLVGAAGDDTIDGGTGLDTIFGGSGNDELAGGDDSDFLSGGVNNDILDGGAGADELAGGGNNDSVSGGAGNDTIFGAKGVDTLNGGDDDDIVSGAADNDFVDGGLGNDTLFGGGQNDLVTGGGGDDTFLFNLGNDIDVITDFTAGMGTEDVIQLNNFGTDFDTFAEVMAAATDDGTDTTIDFGNGDLIILQNVLVTDLHEDDFVFG